A genomic segment from Bartonella ancashensis encodes:
- the rpsS gene encoding 30S ribosomal protein S19 — protein sequence MVRSVWKGPFVDGYLLGKAEKVRASGRNEVIKIWSRRSTILPQFVGLTFGVYNGNKHIPVSVSEEMVGHKFGEFSPTRTYYGHGADKKAKRK from the coding sequence GTGGTTCGTTCAGTTTGGAAAGGTCCGTTTGTTGACGGCTATCTTCTTGGGAAAGCAGAAAAAGTTCGTGCGAGTGGACGTAATGAAGTTATTAAGATTTGGAGTCGTCGTTCTACTATTTTGCCACAATTTGTTGGTTTGACCTTTGGTGTTTATAATGGCAATAAGCATATTCCGGTTTCTGTGTCAGAAGAGATGGTGGGGCATAAATTTGGAGAATTTTCTCCTACTCGAACTTATTATGGGCACGGTGCAGATAAGAAAGCGAAAAGGAAATAA
- the rplV gene encoding 50S ribosomal protein L22, whose amino-acid sequence MGKAKLLRQLKDNEAKAVTRTIRVSPQKLNLVAAMIRGKKVSVALADLTFSRKRIAQTVRKTLESAIANAENNHDLDIDLLVVAEAYIGRSVVMKRFHVRGRGRSSRVEHPFSHLTIVVREVTERGKAA is encoded by the coding sequence ATGGGTAAGGCTAAACTTTTGCGCCAGCTTAAAGATAATGAGGCGAAGGCTGTTACTCGGACTATTCGTGTTAGTCCGCAGAAGCTCAATCTGGTTGCGGCGATGATTCGTGGTAAAAAGGTTAGTGTGGCGCTAGCTGATTTAACGTTTTCGCGCAAGCGTATTGCTCAAACAGTCAGAAAAACTCTTGAGTCTGCAATTGCTAATGCAGAAAATAATCATGATCTTGATATTGACTTGTTAGTTGTTGCAGAAGCGTATATTGGAAGGTCGGTTGTGATGAAGCGCTTTCATGTTCGTGGGCGTGGACGTTCTAGTCGTGTTGAGCATCCATTTTCGCACCTTACTATTGTTGTTCGTGAAGTTACTGAAAGAGGGAAGGCTGCATAA
- the rpsC gene encoding 30S ribosomal protein S3, producing MGQKINPIGFRLGVNRTWDSRWYANSGEYGRLLHEDLKIRLYVTEELKQAAISKVVIERPHKKCRVTIHSARPGLIIGKKGADIEKLRRKLSDMTSAETSLNIVEIRKPEVDAIIIAQSIAQQLERRVSFRRAMKRAMQSAMRLGAEGIRINCSGRLGGAEIARMEWYREGRVPLHTLRADVDYGTAEAKTAYGICGVKVWVFKGEILEHDPMASESRSMESDNSGTSSNRRRESA from the coding sequence ATGGGTCAGAAGATCAATCCAATAGGATTTCGTCTTGGAGTTAACCGGACTTGGGATTCGCGCTGGTATGCTAATAGTGGTGAATATGGGCGTCTTTTGCATGAAGACTTAAAGATTCGGTTATATGTTACGGAAGAGTTAAAGCAGGCGGCTATATCTAAGGTTGTTATTGAGCGTCCTCATAAAAAGTGTCGTGTAACAATCCATTCAGCGCGGCCTGGCCTTATTATTGGTAAGAAAGGTGCTGATATTGAAAAGCTTCGTCGTAAACTTTCTGATATGACAAGTGCAGAGACTTCGCTTAATATCGTCGAGATTCGTAAACCTGAGGTTGATGCTATAATTATCGCGCAGTCAATTGCTCAACAACTTGAACGTCGAGTTTCTTTTCGTCGGGCCATGAAGCGTGCGATGCAGTCAGCTATGCGTCTTGGGGCGGAAGGCATTCGTATCAATTGTTCGGGTCGTTTGGGTGGTGCTGAAATTGCTCGCATGGAGTGGTATCGTGAAGGTCGTGTTCCACTTCATACTTTACGTGCTGATGTTGATTACGGTACGGCAGAAGCTAAAACGGCTTATGGTATTTGTGGCGTTAAGGTTTGGGTTTTTAAAGGAGAGATCCTTGAACATGATCCGATGGCTTCGGAGAGTCGTTCTATGGAAAGTGACAATTCCGGGACTTCATCGAATCGTAGACGTGAAAGTGCTTAG